A genomic window from Companilactobacillus alimentarius DSM 20249 includes:
- the atpE gene encoding F0F1 ATP synthase subunit C, whose protein sequence is MKDIAAALAAGIAALGASIGNGLVISKTLEGMARQPEVADKLRGTMFIGVGLIEAVPIIAIAIAFVILFV, encoded by the coding sequence ATGAAAGATATTGCGGCAGCTCTTGCAGCTGGTATCGCTGCTCTTGGAGCATCAATCGGTAACGGACTTGTTATTTCAAAAACTCTTGAAGGTATGGCCCGTCAACCAGAAGTAGCTGATAAATTAAGAGGAACAATGTTCATTGGTGTTGGTCTTATTGAAGCTGTTCCTATCATTGCTATCGCTATTGCGTTCGTTATTCTTTTCGTTTAA
- the upp gene encoding uracil phosphoribosyltransferase yields the protein MSKFTVLNHPLIQHKLTIIRNKHTGTKVFREVANEIGELMVYEITRDLPLKDVVVETPMGKSTQKILAGKKLAVIPILRAGLGMVDGVLELIPAAKVGHIGMYRDEKTLKPHEYFVKLPSDIDQRELFIVDPMLATGGSANMAIDALKKRGAKHMRLVVLVAAPEGVKAVQEAHPDVDIYAASLDEKITDSGYIFPGLGDAGDRLFGTK from the coding sequence ATGTCTAAATTTACTGTATTAAATCATCCCTTGATTCAACACAAACTAACAATCATCAGAAATAAGCACACTGGTACTAAGGTGTTCCGTGAAGTTGCTAATGAAATTGGTGAATTGATGGTTTATGAAATCACACGAGATTTGCCTCTAAAAGATGTTGTTGTTGAAACACCAATGGGTAAATCAACACAAAAAATACTTGCTGGTAAAAAACTTGCTGTCATTCCAATTTTGCGTGCTGGTCTAGGAATGGTCGATGGCGTTCTTGAATTGATCCCTGCTGCAAAAGTTGGACATATCGGAATGTATCGTGATGAAAAAACTTTGAAACCACACGAATACTTCGTTAAACTTCCTAGCGATATTGATCAACGTGAATTGTTCATCGTTGACCCAATGCTTGCCACAGGTGGTTCTGCTAATATGGCAATCGATGCCTTGAAGAAGCGTGGTGCTAAACATATGCGTTTGGTTGTACTTGTTGCTGCTCCAGAAGGTGTCAAAGCTGTTCAAGAAGCCCATCCAGACGTTGATATTTACGCAGCTTCCCTTGATGAGAAGATTACAGATAGTGGCTATATCTTCCCAGGACTAGGCGATGCCGGTGATAGATTATTTGGGACAAAATAA
- the atpF gene encoding F0F1 ATP synthase subunit B — MLAGLLVLGAGQVALGDMLFILVSFIILALLVKHFAWGPVVKMMDARSEKITGDLDYADQERARAKKLAKEREDALKNSRAEAVGIVNKAKESGETQKKSILSDAHSEAEEVRQRAKSDADKAKQDAMAGAQKDIANLSLEIASKVISKELNADDQKSLIDSYIKELTVNETK; from the coding sequence ATATTGGCAGGTTTATTAGTTCTCGGAGCTGGTCAAGTAGCTTTGGGTGACATGCTTTTCATTCTTGTTTCTTTCATCATTTTGGCACTCTTAGTTAAGCATTTTGCTTGGGGTCCGGTTGTAAAGATGATGGACGCCAGATCTGAAAAGATCACTGGTGATCTTGATTATGCGGATCAAGAGCGTGCTCGTGCTAAAAAGTTGGCTAAAGAACGTGAAGATGCACTGAAGAATTCACGTGCTGAAGCAGTCGGTATCGTTAATAAAGCTAAGGAAAGTGGAGAGACTCAAAAGAAGTCTATTCTTTCTGATGCCCATAGCGAAGCTGAAGAAGTAAGACAAAGAGCTAAATCGGATGCTGATAAGGCAAAACAAGATGCTATGGCAGGTGCGCAAAAAGACATAGCAAACTTGTCCTTGGAAATTGCTTCTAAAGTTATTTCTAAAGAACTTAATGCAGACGATCAAAAGTCACTAATCGACTCTTATATTAAGGAGTTGACGGTTAATGAAACTAAGTAA
- a CDS encoding L-threonylcarbamoyladenylate synthase: METEILKSTQIQEASDFLADGQLVAFPTETVYGLGADATRPDVVKEVYAAKGRPSDNPLIVHVSGPEMVWDYADIDYKPLAEKLMNAFWPGPLTIIMPIQPGKLSKAVTGGLTTAAFRMPNNQATLNLIKTFGKPIVGPSANTSGKPSPTLAKHVYHDLHGKIAAILDDGPTKLGVESTVIDLSVDVPTILRPGMVTVDDLLKVIDNVNSDHHKVKAGEVPKAPGMKYKHYAPSAQVVIVDDKSDFNQAIEEYLAKGVSLGVMAVDDILKEVPAGIKTFSLGDDVISASRDLFAGLRQLDSDKVEYILAQGFPDADHGEAYSNRLNKSAGNTHYKN; the protein is encoded by the coding sequence TTGGAAACTGAGATACTCAAGAGTACACAGATTCAAGAAGCATCAGATTTTCTGGCCGATGGACAGTTGGTGGCTTTTCCCACAGAAACTGTTTACGGCTTAGGAGCTGATGCAACTAGACCTGATGTAGTCAAAGAGGTTTATGCTGCAAAGGGACGTCCCAGTGATAATCCATTGATTGTTCACGTCTCTGGACCAGAGATGGTTTGGGATTATGCCGACATTGACTACAAGCCATTGGCAGAGAAGTTGATGAATGCATTTTGGCCGGGTCCTTTGACGATAATCATGCCGATCCAACCTGGTAAGCTATCTAAAGCAGTAACTGGCGGTCTAACGACGGCGGCTTTTCGTATGCCTAATAACCAAGCAACTTTGAATCTTATCAAAACTTTTGGTAAACCAATCGTAGGACCATCTGCTAACACCAGTGGTAAACCTAGTCCAACTTTGGCAAAGCATGTTTATCATGATCTGCATGGTAAAATTGCCGCTATTTTGGATGATGGACCTACAAAGCTTGGTGTCGAATCAACGGTAATTGATTTATCTGTTGATGTACCAACTATTTTGAGGCCTGGAATGGTAACTGTTGATGATTTGCTCAAGGTTATAGATAATGTCAATAGTGATCATCATAAGGTTAAGGCAGGAGAAGTCCCTAAGGCACCAGGAATGAAGTACAAGCACTATGCACCAAGCGCTCAAGTTGTCATCGTCGACGACAAGAGTGATTTCAACCAAGCTATCGAAGAATATCTTGCCAAGGGAGTTTCCCTAGGTGTCATGGCAGTGGACGATATTTTGAAAGAAGTTCCAGCTGGAATCAAAACATTTTCCTTAGGGGATGATGTCATCAGTGCTTCTAGAGATTTATTTGCCGGTTTACGTCAACTGGATTCTGACAAAGTTGAATATATTCTAGCTCAAGGTTTTCCTGACGCTGATCATGGAGAAGCTTATAGCAATCGTTTAAATAAATCAGCAGGTAACACACATTATAAAAACTAA
- a CDS encoding serine hydrolase domain-containing protein: MANFVETKAQIIDLANKQIVPGVSFGFISASHTDKYIYGNKSWEPEITPLKGDELHDLASLTKVMGTVPLVLKMLDEKLLDLHDPVNKYLPDFKDKRVTLFNLITHTSGIKGYIPNRDSLDSEELIKALLNLPVTDTFNKKVVYTDTGLIFLGLIVEKIYRMPVQDVIMKYIIEPEGLEDATFEPEPDRCVPTYPVDGKMLYGIPNDPKARQLGKRCGSAGMFATLDDVLKFANDMLKPDKEFLYHNYTELNPGRSLGWDVKPDGLGHVLFHTGYTGEFIALDYKHQNAMVVMTNRVHPNQYNQLFLNRRETILNSFLAESK; the protein is encoded by the coding sequence ATGGCAAATTTTGTGGAAACGAAAGCACAGATTATAGACTTGGCGAATAAACAAATTGTTCCGGGAGTTAGTTTTGGCTTTATTTCAGCGTCTCACACGGATAAATATATTTATGGCAATAAATCATGGGAACCGGAAATAACTCCTCTTAAAGGGGACGAATTACATGATTTAGCGTCATTAACGAAAGTGATGGGCACTGTTCCATTGGTTTTAAAAATGTTAGATGAAAAATTGCTTGATTTACACGATCCAGTTAACAAATATTTGCCAGATTTTAAAGATAAACGAGTTACATTGTTTAATTTGATCACACATACCTCAGGAATCAAAGGATATATTCCCAATCGGGATTCGTTAGATAGCGAAGAGTTGATTAAAGCCTTGTTGAACTTGCCAGTGACTGATACTTTTAATAAAAAAGTCGTGTATACCGATACTGGTTTGATTTTTCTGGGATTGATTGTGGAAAAAATCTATCGAATGCCAGTTCAAGATGTCATTATGAAATATATTATTGAGCCAGAAGGATTAGAGGATGCCACTTTTGAACCCGAACCTGATCGTTGTGTTCCAACTTATCCAGTGGATGGGAAAATGCTTTACGGTATTCCTAACGATCCTAAAGCACGACAATTAGGAAAACGTTGCGGGTCAGCAGGGATGTTTGCGACTTTAGATGACGTCTTAAAATTTGCCAATGATATGCTTAAACCAGATAAGGAGTTTTTATATCACAATTATACTGAATTGAATCCTGGTCGTTCCTTAGGCTGGGATGTTAAACCAGATGGATTGGGTCACGTTTTGTTTCACACTGGTTATACGGGTGAATTTATTGCTTTAGATTATAAGCATCAAAACGCAATGGTTGTGATGACTAATCGGGTTCACCCCAATCAATATAATCAATTATTCTTAAATCGTCGAGAAACAATTTTAAATTCATTTTTAGCTGAAAGTAAATAG
- the atpB gene encoding F0F1 ATP synthase subunit A: MDDKYKFIDFLGLRFNVANDLSVLISAILVFILVFALSRKITMRPGKAQNVLEWMIDFTNSIVKSAMPDGSGRRFNLYAFVLFLFVFVANQLGLIFQVKVGGFTYVKSPTTNPLITMGLATISLLLSHYYAVKKFGFGGYLSNYARPVKFLLPINLLEEFTNFLTLSLRLYGNIFAGEVLLALIGTVAKSVGAVTFVAAIPLAMVWQGFSVFIGAIQAYVFTTLSMVYISRKLEQE, translated from the coding sequence TTGGATGATAAGTATAAGTTTATTGATTTCTTAGGGTTAAGATTCAATGTTGCAAATGACTTATCAGTTCTTATCTCTGCGATCCTTGTTTTCATTTTGGTGTTTGCACTATCACGCAAAATCACAATGAGACCAGGTAAGGCACAGAATGTACTCGAATGGATGATAGATTTTACTAATAGTATTGTAAAATCGGCAATGCCTGATGGGTCTGGTAGACGATTCAACCTATATGCTTTCGTATTATTCCTATTTGTCTTTGTAGCTAATCAATTAGGATTAATATTCCAAGTTAAGGTTGGTGGTTTCACATATGTTAAGTCACCGACGACCAATCCACTAATAACAATGGGGCTCGCTACGATCTCATTGTTACTTTCACACTATTATGCTGTGAAGAAATTTGGATTTGGCGGTTACTTATCCAATTATGCGAGACCGGTAAAGTTCTTACTACCAATTAACCTTCTGGAAGAGTTTACAAACTTCCTAACATTGTCACTACGTCTTTACGGTAATATATTTGCCGGTGAAGTGCTTCTTGCACTTATTGGAACTGTTGCAAAAAGCGTTGGTGCTGTGACATTCGTTGCAGCAATACCACTAGCCATGGTATGGCAAGGCTTTTCTGTATTTATTGGAGCCATCCAAGCGTATGTATTTACCACATTGTCTATGGTATATATTTCACGTAAACTGGAACAAGAATAA
- the atpA gene encoding F0F1 ATP synthase subunit alpha codes for MSIKTEEISSLIKEQLKNYKNELSVDEVGTVTYVGDGIARANGLENAMASELLEFQDGTFGVAQNLESDDVGIIILGNYDKIREGDTVKRTGRIMEVPVGDAMVGRVVNSLGQPVDGLGEIKTDKTRPIESPAPGVMQRKSVFEPLQTGLKAVDSLVPIGRGQRELIIGDRKTGKTSIAIDTILNQKDEDMICIYVAIGQKESTIRAQVETLRKHGAMDYTIVVEAGPSQPAPMLYFAPYAGAAMGEYFMYNGKHVLIVYDDLSKQANAYREISLLLRRPPGREAYPGDVFYLHSRLLERAAKLSDDLGGGSMTALPIVETQAGDVSAYIPTNVISITDGQIFLSSDMFHSGSRPAIDAGTSVSRVGGDAQIKAMKKVAGTLRLDLSSYHELESFAQFGSDLDEATKAKLDRGRRTEEVLKQPVHSPVAVQKQVLILFALTRGYLDDVKVEDIKEYEASLSEYFDANHSDLLQTIKEKGTLPDEDTLKSAVSEFTQNFLASKSDSDSKQDEK; via the coding sequence ATGAGCATCAAAACTGAAGAGATTAGTTCGCTGATCAAAGAACAGTTAAAGAACTATAAAAATGAACTCTCAGTTGATGAAGTAGGTACAGTTACATACGTCGGTGATGGTATTGCTCGTGCTAATGGCCTTGAAAATGCTATGGCTAGTGAATTATTGGAATTCCAAGACGGTACTTTTGGTGTGGCTCAAAACCTTGAAAGTGATGATGTTGGTATTATCATTTTAGGTAATTACGACAAAATTCGTGAAGGCGATACTGTTAAGAGAACAGGTCGTATCATGGAAGTCCCTGTTGGTGATGCAATGGTCGGACGTGTCGTTAATTCTTTGGGTCAACCCGTTGATGGTCTTGGTGAAATCAAGACAGATAAGACGAGACCTATTGAATCACCTGCACCCGGTGTTATGCAACGTAAGTCAGTTTTCGAACCTCTACAAACAGGTTTGAAAGCCGTTGACTCTCTTGTTCCTATTGGTCGTGGTCAACGTGAGTTGATCATTGGTGACCGTAAAACTGGTAAAACATCAATTGCGATTGATACTATTCTTAATCAAAAAGATGAAGATATGATTTGTATCTACGTCGCAATTGGACAAAAGGAATCAACAATTAGAGCCCAAGTTGAAACCTTAAGAAAGCATGGCGCAATGGATTATACAATCGTTGTTGAGGCTGGTCCTAGTCAACCAGCTCCTATGCTTTATTTCGCACCATATGCTGGTGCCGCAATGGGTGAATATTTCATGTACAATGGTAAGCATGTTTTGATTGTCTATGATGATTTAAGCAAGCAAGCTAATGCCTATCGTGAAATTTCGCTATTGCTTCGTAGACCACCTGGGCGTGAAGCATATCCTGGTGATGTTTTCTACTTGCATTCACGTTTGCTAGAACGTGCTGCTAAGTTGAGTGACGATTTAGGTGGCGGTTCAATGACTGCCTTGCCTATCGTTGAAACACAAGCCGGTGATGTGTCAGCCTATATTCCAACTAATGTTATTTCCATTACTGATGGACAGATTTTCTTGAGTAGTGATATGTTCCACTCAGGTTCACGTCCAGCTATCGACGCTGGTACATCTGTTTCTCGTGTTGGTGGGGATGCCCAAATTAAGGCTATGAAGAAAGTTGCTGGTACTTTACGTCTAGATCTTTCTTCATATCATGAATTGGAATCATTCGCTCAGTTTGGTTCAGATCTTGATGAAGCTACAAAGGCAAAACTAGACCGTGGACGTCGTACAGAGGAAGTTCTAAAACAACCAGTGCACTCCCCAGTTGCTGTTCAAAAACAAGTTTTGATTTTGTTTGCTTTGACAAGAGGATATTTGGATGATGTCAAAGTCGAAGATATTAAAGAATATGAAGCTTCACTTTCTGAATATTTTGATGCAAACCATTCAGATCTCTTACAAACAATCAAAGAAAAAGGTACATTACCTGATGAGGATACTTTGAAGTCAGCTGTAAGTGAATTTACACAAAACTTCTTAGCTTCAAAATCAGATTCAGATAGTAAGCAAGACGAAAAATAA
- the atpH gene encoding ATP synthase F1 subunit delta: MKLSNKQVGKRYSKALFEVAEEQNSVEEMLEDLKALKQVYEENPGLGFALAGRSISRTEKLKILDTLKEKFSTLMQDFLGLVFDNNRMDCIIDIADAYIRKYDEVHGIVEASVTTAIKIDDSQASNLKSVIKKRFSVNEVNLTKIVDSNIIGGVIIRVGDQIVDGSVIKRFNDIKNSLLVNN; the protein is encoded by the coding sequence ATGAAACTAAGTAATAAACAAGTGGGAAAACGCTACAGTAAGGCACTTTTTGAAGTTGCCGAAGAACAAAACTCCGTAGAAGAAATGCTTGAAGATTTAAAAGCTTTAAAGCAAGTATACGAAGAAAATCCTGGCTTGGGTTTTGCTCTAGCAGGACGTTCTATTTCTCGCACTGAAAAACTTAAGATTTTAGATACATTGAAGGAAAAGTTTAGTACTTTGATGCAAGATTTCTTGGGATTGGTTTTTGATAATAATCGTATGGACTGTATCATTGATATTGCCGATGCTTACATTAGGAAATATGATGAAGTACATGGCATTGTTGAAGCTTCAGTTACAACAGCGATTAAAATAGATGATTCTCAAGCATCAAATCTGAAATCTGTTATTAAAAAGAGATTTTCAGTAAATGAAGTAAATTTAACGAAAATAGTCGATTCAAACATCATCGGTGGAGTTATAATCCGTGTTGGAGACCAAATTGTTGATGGTAGTGTTATTAAGAGATTTAATGACATTAAGAATTCTCTATTAGTTAATAATTAA
- the prmC gene encoding peptide chain release factor N(5)-glutamine methyltransferase — MIKPRSWSKFKVEKLSYSNALKGAFLMLKRENKFPEDAQYLMEELSGFNYTQLQLHRNDEVPSDIMHKFRQGIVQLKMDVPVQYILGYAYFMDRSFFVNDKVLIPRQDTEEMVQKIIDDHGASKKSICDIGTGSGIIAISLGLNFPNDDILATDISSEALSVAKINLDNYQVNNVWLQESDLFKKVKPQKFDIIVSNPPYIAENEKKDMDPSVIKFEPDLALYGKDNGLEFYENIVKNVDDYLSDQGILYMEFGFKQKNAINQIFCDNLPDYVVEFHKDMSGNYRYLKAKKEM; from the coding sequence ATGATCAAACCAAGAAGTTGGAGCAAATTCAAAGTGGAGAAGCTAAGCTATTCTAATGCCCTGAAAGGGGCTTTTTTAATGTTGAAGAGGGAAAACAAATTTCCCGAGGATGCTCAATATCTAATGGAAGAATTGAGTGGATTTAATTATACTCAACTACAGTTGCATCGAAATGATGAAGTTCCCAGTGATATTATGCACAAATTTCGTCAGGGAATCGTGCAATTGAAGATGGATGTACCAGTTCAATATATCTTAGGCTATGCATATTTTATGGACCGGAGTTTCTTCGTGAATGACAAAGTGCTTATTCCTCGACAAGATACAGAGGAAATGGTTCAAAAAATCATCGATGATCATGGTGCTAGTAAAAAGAGTATTTGTGATATTGGTACTGGCTCAGGAATAATTGCAATAAGTCTCGGACTTAATTTTCCTAATGACGATATTTTAGCGACGGATATTTCAAGTGAAGCTTTATCTGTTGCCAAAATTAATCTTGATAATTACCAAGTAAATAATGTTTGGCTTCAGGAAAGCGATCTGTTTAAAAAAGTTAAACCACAGAAATTTGATATCATTGTTTCTAATCCACCTTATATTGCTGAGAACGAAAAAAAAGATATGGATCCAAGCGTAATTAAATTTGAGCCCGATTTAGCTTTATATGGGAAAGATAATGGGTTAGAATTTTATGAGAATATTGTAAAGAATGTCGATGATTATCTTTCAGATCAGGGAATTTTATATATGGAATTCGGTTTTAAACAAAAAAATGCAATAAATCAAATTTTTTGTGATAATTTACCCGATTATGTTGTAGAATTTCATAAAGATATGAGTGGTAATTATAGATATCTAAAAGCTAAAAAGGAGATGTAG
- the prfA gene encoding peptide chain release factor 1, translating to MDKIFEQLETLLDRYQELQELMSDPEVINDTKRYMAYSKEEADMRDVVAAFRHYKELKKSISDSDEILRETDDPEMTAMAKEEMESSKKELDEVEHKITLLMLPKDPNDDKNIIMEIRGAAGGDEASLFAADLLSMYSKYAEKQGWTFDIIDETDTEVGGYKDVAVMITGDSVYSKLKYENGAHRVQRIPATESQGRVHTSTATVAVMPEYDEVDIDIDPKDIRTDVYRSSGAGGQHINKTSSAVRMTHLPTGIVVAMQDQRSQQQNRQKAMQILKSRVYDYYESQNQSEYDEKRKSAVGTGDRSERIRTYNYPQNRVTDHRIGLSLNKLDRIMNGDLEEIIDALIVDDQTKKLEQIQSGEAKLF from the coding sequence TTGGATAAAATATTTGAACAACTAGAAACATTGCTCGATAGATACCAAGAGCTGCAAGAATTAATGAGTGATCCGGAAGTTATCAATGATACAAAGCGTTATATGGCTTATTCAAAAGAAGAAGCTGACATGCGTGACGTCGTTGCTGCATTCAGACACTACAAAGAGTTAAAGAAGAGTATCAGTGATAGTGATGAAATTCTTCGTGAAACCGATGATCCTGAAATGACGGCGATGGCCAAAGAAGAAATGGAATCATCTAAAAAAGAACTAGATGAGGTCGAACACAAGATCACACTATTGATGTTGCCTAAGGACCCTAATGACGATAAAAATATTATCATGGAAATCCGTGGTGCTGCTGGTGGGGATGAAGCCAGTTTGTTTGCGGCCGATTTGTTAAGCATGTATAGTAAATATGCTGAAAAACAAGGTTGGACTTTTGATATCATTGATGAGACAGATACTGAAGTCGGTGGTTATAAAGATGTTGCTGTAATGATCACTGGAGATAGTGTCTATTCAAAATTGAAGTATGAAAATGGAGCCCATCGTGTTCAAAGAATTCCTGCAACTGAATCTCAGGGACGTGTTCACACTTCAACAGCCACTGTAGCGGTTATGCCCGAATATGACGAGGTTGATATTGATATTGATCCTAAAGATATCAGAACAGATGTATATCGTTCATCTGGTGCTGGTGGTCAACATATCAATAAGACATCGTCAGCTGTTCGTATGACCCATTTACCAACTGGTATTGTTGTTGCGATGCAAGATCAACGTTCTCAACAACAAAACCGTCAAAAAGCTATGCAAATTTTGAAGTCTCGTGTTTATGATTATTATGAATCTCAAAATCAAAGCGAATACGATGAAAAACGTAAGTCAGCTGTTGGTACAGGTGACCGTTCAGAACGTATCAGAACTTATAATTATCCTCAAAATCGTGTCACAGACCATCGAATCGGTTTATCATTGAATAAATTGGATCGTATTATGAATGGTGACCTTGAAGAAATTATTGATGCCTTGATTGTTGATGATCAAACCAAGAAGTTGGAGCAAATTCAAAGTGGAGAAGCTAAGCTATTCTAA
- a CDS encoding thymidine kinase, whose product MAQLFFKYGAMNSGKSIEILKVAHNYEEQGKSVILMTSILDTRSGTGKIESRMGLTRSAIALKKDSDVFEIVKNRNPDASCVLIDECEFMTKDQVLQATRLVDDLGIPVMAFGLKNDFRNELFEGTKYLLLYADKLEEMKTICWFCTKKATMNMRMANGKPVYDGDQIAIGGNEMYYPVCRRHYNHPPMLNN is encoded by the coding sequence GTGGCTCAATTATTTTTTAAATATGGTGCTATGAATAGTGGAAAATCGATTGAGATTTTGAAAGTGGCACATAATTATGAGGAACAGGGTAAGTCAGTTATTTTAATGACGAGTATTCTGGATACTCGCTCGGGTACTGGAAAAATAGAGAGTCGAATGGGTTTGACACGTTCAGCGATTGCTCTTAAAAAGGATTCAGATGTTTTTGAAATTGTAAAAAATAGAAATCCTGATGCATCATGTGTTTTAATTGATGAATGTGAGTTCATGACTAAAGACCAAGTTTTACAAGCAACTAGGTTAGTTGATGATCTAGGAATTCCTGTGATGGCATTCGGATTGAAGAATGATTTTCGAAATGAATTGTTTGAAGGAACTAAGTATTTATTGTTGTATGCGGATAAATTGGAAGAAATGAAGACTATCTGTTGGTTTTGCACAAAAAAAGCTACAATGAATATGCGTATGGCAAATGGTAAACCAGTTTATGATGGTGATCAGATTGCGATTGGTGGCAATGAAATGTACTATCCGGTTTGTCGACGTCATTACAACCATCCTCCAATGCTAAATAATTAA
- a CDS encoding Mur ligase family protein — protein sequence MTFKSGIATLTGKTSYFILSKFFNGGSSYPGKIAYKIDPDILKSLGKDYDLIVVTGTNGKTLTTSLINKMLVQKYDDVLTNPTGSNMIQGIVTSFVTHHKKSKKPLAVLEVDEANVPIICKYIKPKYFVLTNIFRDQMDRYGEIYTTYQKILDGIKLAPKATIIANGDAAIFASKKLPNKVINYGFSDKGHEDEDFKAPTNTDGVLCPRCNHIMHYHMISYANLGSYFCPNCNFKRGELKYQVNKISTLLPNKTEFEIDGNKFTMNIGGKYNVYNALAAYAIASEMGISVEQIRKAFAYDEKVFGRQETINVDGKDVNIILVKNPVGLNQVIETVLSDKDPYTLAFLLNANYADGIDTSWIWDANFEDFDYKKLPLVITGGKRVKDVTYRFKIAGLDMSKNIETEEIADFVKQIPKIPTNKIYVLATYTAMLGLRRVLGDQGYIKNK from the coding sequence ATGACATTTAAATCAGGTATTGCAACATTAACAGGAAAAACATCTTATTTCATTTTGAGCAAATTTTTCAACGGTGGTTCTTCATATCCCGGAAAAATTGCTTACAAGATTGATCCTGATATTTTAAAGAGTCTTGGAAAAGACTATGATCTTATCGTTGTTACAGGAACTAATGGAAAAACTTTGACAACTTCATTGATCAACAAAATGTTAGTTCAAAAGTACGATGATGTTTTGACTAATCCAACTGGTTCCAACATGATTCAAGGTATTGTAACTAGCTTTGTTACTCATCACAAGAAAAGTAAGAAACCTTTGGCAGTTCTAGAAGTGGATGAAGCTAACGTACCAATCATTTGTAAATACATTAAGCCAAAATATTTTGTTCTAACAAATATTTTCCGTGATCAAATGGATCGTTACGGTGAAATCTATACAACTTACCAAAAAATTCTTGATGGGATCAAACTTGCACCAAAAGCTACAATTATTGCTAATGGCGACGCTGCCATCTTTGCTTCAAAGAAATTGCCTAATAAAGTAATCAATTACGGTTTCTCTGACAAGGGGCATGAAGATGAAGATTTCAAGGCTCCTACCAATACTGATGGCGTTCTTTGCCCTAGATGTAATCATATCATGCATTATCATATGATTTCTTACGCTAACCTTGGCAGCTACTTCTGTCCTAATTGTAATTTCAAACGTGGCGAATTAAAATATCAAGTAAACAAAATTTCCACCTTATTGCCTAATAAAACTGAATTTGAAATTGATGGCAATAAATTTACTATGAATATTGGTGGTAAATATAACGTTTATAACGCTTTGGCAGCATATGCTATTGCTTCAGAAATGGGCATCAGCGTTGAACAGATCAGAAAAGCCTTTGCCTATGATGAAAAAGTCTTCGGTCGTCAAGAAACAATCAATGTCGATGGCAAAGATGTCAACATCATTCTTGTAAAGAATCCTGTTGGTTTAAATCAAGTTATCGAAACCGTTTTAAGTGATAAAGACCCCTACACGCTAGCCTTTTTACTGAATGCTAATTACGCAGATGGTATCGATACTAGTTGGATCTGGGATGCTAATTTTGAAGATTTCGATTATAAGAAATTACCGCTAGTTATTACCGGTGGCAAACGTGTCAAAGATGTTACTTACAGATTCAAGATTGCCGGCTTAGATATGAGCAAGAACATTGAAACAGAAGAGATTGCGGACTTCGTTAAACAAATACCAAAAATTCCAACTAATAAAATCTACGTTCTAGCTACCTACACTGCTATGCTAGGTTTGCGTAGGGTTCTTGGAGATCAGGGCTACATTAAAAATAAATAA